A window of Mycolicibacterium madagascariense genomic DNA:
GGCCGACCCTCGCGGGCGCGTCGTTGGCCTTCAAGGCGACTCCAATGCGCCGGCAGTTCTCCCCCATGGCCGCGGTCTGCGGCCGCGACAGCCGGCTGAGGAAGTGGTTGCGCACGCCGTCGCCGTAGGTCGACATCGCCTGCCGCAGCAGGGCCCGGCCCTCGTCGGTGATGGTGGCCAGCACGCCGCGGCCGTCCTCGGGGGTCGAGCAGCGCCGGACCAGGTTCTGTCGCTCCAGGCGGTGAATTTGCCGAGTTACCCTGCTGGGCAACGACATCAGCTCCTCGGCGAGATCCCCCATCCGCGCCGAGCCGTTCGGCGAACTCGCCAGCGCGTCGAGCATCCGCACGTCGTTGAGGGTCAGCCCGTGAACGTCGGACAGCTCTCGGTTCAACGTCCCGTACAGCCGCAGTGCCGCGTCGAGGAAGTGCTGCCACGCGCGTTGTTCTGCGATGTCGAGTCCCGGCATCGAGCTCGGGGTTCGTCCCCCAATGGTCCCCTCCATGTCGGCATTCTAGGCGTGTTACCGCCGGGTAGTAGCGTTATGGCATGCGTGCGATCGTTGCCGAATCCGGCACGGAACTGGCCTGGCTGGAGGTCCCCGACGTGACCGCAGGTGACGGCGAGGTGGTGATCGACGTGACTGCCGCCGGCGTCAACCGCGCCGATCTCCTGCAGGCTGCGGGGCACTACCCGCCGCCTCCGGGGGCGAGCCCGACGATCGGCCTCGAGGTGTCCGGCCACGTGTCGGCGCTCGGCCCGGGGGTGCACGCCTGGTCCGTGGGCCAGCCGGTGTGCGCGTTGCTGGCCGGCGGCGGCTACGCCGAGCGAGTCGCGGTCCCCGCCGGTCAGGTCATGCCGATCCCCGACGGGGTGGAGCTGCACGAGGCTGCCGGTCTGCCCGAAGTGGCGTGCACGGTGTGGTCCAACCTCGGCATGACGGCGCACCTCGCGCCCGGGCAGACGGTGCTGTTCCACGGCGGCGCCAGCGGCATCGGCACCCACGGCATCCAGGTCGCGAAGGCGATGGACTGCTTGGTGGCGGTCACCGCGGGCTCGGCCGAGAAGCTCGAGGTGTGCCGCACCCTGGGCGCCGACATCCTCATCAACTACCGCGACGAGGACTTCGTCGAGCGGATCACGACCGACACCGACGGCCGCGGGGCCGACGTCATCCTGGATCTGCTGGGGGCGTCCTATCTGGACCGCAACATCGATGCGCTGGCGCCCGACGGCCGCGTCGTCACCATCGGCTTCCAGGGTGGCCTCAAGGCCGAACTCAACTTCGGCAAGCTCATGGCCAAGCGGGCCGGGGTCATCTCGACCGCGCTGCGGTCGCGACCGGTGCACGGCCCGTCGGGCAAGGCGGCCGTCGTCGACGCGGTGGTCGCCAACGTCTGGCCGATGATCGCCGACGGCCGGGTGCGTCCCGTCATCGGCGCCGAGCTTCCCATCGAGGAGGCGGCCAAGGCGCACCGCCTACTGGAGTCCGGCGACGTGCACGGGAAAGTGCTTCTGCGCGTGCGGAATTGACGAAAGCGGTCAGCCGAGCGAGGCCAGCGCGCGCACCAGCTGGTCGACCTCGGCCATCGTCGTGTAGTGCGCCAGCCCGACCGTGACGGCGCCGCCGATGTCGTTGACGCCGATGACGTCGAGCACCCGCGACGTCGTGTTGAGGGCGGCCAGCACCCCGTTGTCGGCGAGGCGCTGCACCACCCGTTCGGCGGGAACGCCGTGCAGCGCGAAGCTCAGCACCGGGATGCGAGCCTCGGGCTGCCCGATCACCATCACCAGCGGCAGCGACCGCAGTGACGTCAGTAGGTAGTCGAACAGCCGGTCCATGTAGGCGCCGGCCGATTGCATTGACACGGCCAGTCTTTCGCGCCGGGTACCGGACGCCGACTCGTCGAGGTTGGCCAGGTACTCGACGCTCGCGACGACGCCGGCCAGCATGCCGAACTGATGGGTGCCCATCTCGAGACGTTCGGCCCCGGTCGCGTGCGGATCCAGCGACACCGAGCTGAACGTCTCGATCAGAGCCGGATCGCGGAACACCAGGGCGCCGATCGGGGGGCCACCCCAGGCGACGGTGTTGATCGCAAGGACGTCGGCTTCGAGTTCGTGGATGTCGGCCAGTCGGTACGGCGCGGCGGCCGAGTGGTCGACGACGACCGTGCCGCCGTTCTCGTGCAGCAGCTTGGTGACCGGGCGCAGATCGGTGAGGGTGCCGATGGCCGACGACGCGGACGTGACCGCGACGAGCTTGGTCGGCTTGTCGATCAGGGACTCCCACTGCCAACCGGGGAGCTCGCCGGTCTCGATGTCGATCTCGGCCCACTTGACCTTGGCGCCATAGCGATTGGCCGCCCGCAGCCAGGGGGCGACGTTGGCCTCGTCGTCCAGGCGGGTGACGACGAGCTCGTGGCCGAGCCCGACCCGCGAGGACGCCGCGTCGGCCAGGGACGTCAGCAGGATCGCGCGGTCGGCGCCGAGGACGACACCGCGCGGGTCGCCGTTGACGAGGTCGGCGACCGCCCGGCGGGCGGCCTGCAACACCGCCGCACTGCGCGTGGCCGCCGGGTGTGGACCCCGGCCGGTCGTCATGGCACCGCGGAATGCGGTCGACACGGTCGTCGCGACCGAGTCGGGAAGCAGCATCCCGTTCGGCGCGTCGAAGTGCACCCAGCCGTCGCCCAGCGACGGGTGCAACCCCCGCACCCGGGCGACGTCGTAAGCCATGCCAGCCACCTTCGAGCCGTATGTGTACCGCGAACCGCTTCGATGTCGGTGGCGCCCGCCGTGCCCACGCACGTGCGGACCAACTCACCTAGCCGGTCATACTAGTGCAGTGAGCTTGGCGTCCGGAGTGCTAGTCGCGCTGCTGTTGCTAGTAGTCCCGGGAGCAATCATCGCGCGGACGGCCCAGCTAACGTGGCCGGTGGCTGTCGCCCTGGGTCCGGCCCTGACCTACGGCACCGTTGCGCTGGCAATACTGCCGTTCGGAGCGCTCGGCATCCCCTGGAATCTGCTCACCGCAGTGGTGTCGCTCGTGGTCGTCACGCTCGCCGTCGCGGGTTTGCAGGCAGTGCTCGGACGGCGTGCGACCCGGCCCCCTGCGGGCCATCCCATCACGGTCGGCCCCGCGCTGGTCGTCGCCGCGGGCGTCGTGCTCGGCGCCGCGTTCATCACCTTCGCAGCAATCCGAGGGATGCCGCACTGGCAATCCATTCCCAGCACCTGGGACGCCGTCTGGCACGCCAACGAGATCCGCTTCATCGTCGACACCGGGCAGGCCTCGCCGACCCACATGGGCGAACTGCGCAACGTCGAAACCCACGCCGCGCTGTACTACCCGTCGGCGTTCCACGCCCTCGCCGCGATCCAGTGCGAGCTGACCGGAGCAAGCGCCACCGCCGCCTACACGCTGAACTCGCTCGCGGCGTCGGTGTGGCTGTTCCCGGTGAGTGCGGCGGCGCTGGCGTGGCACCTGCTGCGGTCCCGCGGTGTCGATCAGTGGCGCACCGCCGGGTCGGCTGCCGCGGCCGGCGCGCTCGCCGCGTCCTTCACCTCGGTGCCCTACGTCGAGTTCGACACCGCGTCGATGCCCAACCTCGTCGCCTACGGGCTCGCCGTGCCCACGATGATCCTCGTCGTCTCGGCGCTGCGACACCGCAGGCGGATACCCCTGGCGGTGCTGGCCCTGCTCGGCGTCTTCTCCGTCCACATCACCGGCGGGGTGGTGACGGTGCTCTTCGTCGCGGGGTGGTGGCTCTTCGAGGGGCTGTGGCGTCCGGTGCGCGGCAGGCTCGCCGACTTCCTCGGCCTGGTCGCGATGGGCGCGCCGACCCTGCTGCTCCTGCTGCCGCAGTTCGTCGGCGTGCTGCAGCAGGCCGAGATCATCGCGGGCCACGAGTTCGACACCCATCAGGGCAAGAAGCGGGCGCTGTTCGACGCCGTGGTGCAGCACACCCGCCACCTCAACGACTATCCGATCCAGAACGCGCTCATCCTGCTCTCGGCGATCGGCTTCGTCATCCTGCTGGTGCGCAGGATGTGGTGGCCCGCCGCGGTGTGGCTACTCCTCGTCTACGCGATCGTGCATTCCTCGGCACCCTTCGGCGGTCTCGTCGGCAGGGTCAGCGCACTGTTCACCGACCTGTTCTACAGCGACCCGCGCCGGCTGTCCGGGGTGGTCACGCTGCTGCTGGCGCCGATGGCGGGCATCGCGCTGTTCACCATCGTCTGGGCCGCGCTGACCGGGCTGCGGCGCGTCATGCCCCGCCTCGGTGCGCGGACGGGCTACGTCGCCGCCGCGGTGCTCGTCGTCGCGGTGTCCGTCGGCATGGCGTGGCACTACTTCCCGCGGCACCGCTACCTGATCGGCGAGAAGTACGACTCGGTGATGATCGACGACAAGGACCTCCAGGCGTTCGCCTACCTGGAGTCGTTGCCGGGAGCCCGCGACACCCTGATCGGCAATGCCAACGTCGACGGCACCGCGTGGATGTACGCCGTCGCGGGCCTGCACCCGCTGTGGACGCACTACGACTACCCGCAGCAGCAGGGCCCGGGCTATCACCGGTTCATCTTCTGGGCGTTCGCCGACGACGCCGACACCGATCCCAGGGTCGCCGCGGCCGTGCACGCACTGAACATTCGCTACGTCCTCACCAGCACGCCGGTGGTGCGCGGGTTCGTCATGCCCGACGGACTAGTCTCGCTAGACAAGTCGACGTCGTGGAAGCAGATCTACGACAACGGTGAGGACCACATCTATGAGTGGCAGGGAAAGTAGGAGATGACCAGTAGCGCCGATGACGGCACCGCCGAGGACGTCGAGATCCTCGGTGACGCGTCCACGATGGGTGACGACGCCGACGGCAAGTCGCTGACCGATCTCGTCGAACAGCCGGCAAAGGTCATGCGGATCGGCACCATGATCAAGCAGCTCCTCGAAGAGGTGCGCGCCGCACCGCTCGACGACGCCAGCCGCGGGCGCCTGCGCGAGATCCACGCCCGCAGCGTCCAGGAACTCGAGGAGGGTCTGGCGCCCGAGTTGCGCGAGGAACTCGAACGGCTCGCCCTGCCGTTCGGCGAGGACACCCTGCCCTCGGACGCCGAGCTGCGGATCGCGCAGGCGCAGCTGGTGGGCTGGCTCGAGGGCCTGTTCCACGGCATCCAGACCGCGCTGTTCGCCCAGCAGATGGCCGCCCGCGCGCAGCTCGAGCAGATGCGCCAGTTGCCGCCGGGCGTCGGCGTCCCCGGGCAGCGCGGACCGTCGAGTCCCGGGACCGGGCAGTACCTCTAGCCGTGGGCGACCCGCACATCCACACCCGGGACGCGTGGGTGGAGTTCCCGATCTTCGACGCCAAGTCGCGGTCGTTGAAGAAGGCCTTCCTCGGCAAGGCGGGCGGCGCGATCGGTCGCAACGAGTCCAACGTCGTCGTGATCGAGGCGCTGCGCGACATCACGATGTCGCTGGACGTCGGTGATCGCGTCGGGCTGGTCGGGCACAACGGGGCGGGGAAGTCGACACTGCTGCGGCTGCTGTCGGGCATCTACGAGCCGACGCGCGGGTCGGCGACGGTCCGCGGTCGCGTCGCGCCCGTGTTCGACCTAGGCGTCGGCATGGATCCCGAGATCTCCGGCTACGAGAACATCGTCATCCGCGGCATGTTCCTCGGGCAGACCCGCAAGCAGATGGCGGCCAAGGTCGACGAGATCGCCGAGTTCACCGAACTCGGCGACTACCTGTCGATGCCGCTGCGCACCTACTCGACCGGCATGCGGGTGCGGCTGGCGATGGGCGTGGTCACCAGCATCGACCCCGAGATCCTGCTGCTCGACGAGGGCATCGGCGCCGTCGACGCCGAGTTTCTCAAGAAGGCCCGCACGCGACTGCAGGACCTGGTGTCGCGGTCGGGAATCCTGGTCTTCGCCAGCCACTCCAACGAGTTCCTCGCGCGACTGTGCAAGACCGCGATGTGGATCGATCACGGCACCATCAGGATGACCGGCGGCATCGAGGACGTGGTGCGCGCCTACGAGGGTGACGACGCCGCCCACCACGTCAGGGAGATCCTCGAGGAGAACCAGCGCGAAGGATCGATGTGACCGAGGTGGTCTGCGCCGTCGTCGTCACCCACCGGCGCGTCGACCCGCTGACGAAGTCCCTTGACGTCGTGACCAACCAGACCCGCAGACCCGACCACCTGATCGTCGTCGACAACGACGACGACGACCGGGTGCGTGAACTCGTTGCCGCTCAACCCATTCCGAGCACGTACGTCGGTTCGCGGCGCAATCTCGGCGGAGCCGGCGGCTTCGCGCTGGGCATCCTGCAGGCCCTCGCCCTCGGGGCGGACTGGGTGTGGCTCGCCGACGACGATGGCAGACCCGCCGACGCCTCGGTGCTGCAGACGCTACTGGCTTGTGCGGCAACGCATTCCCTGGCCGAGGTGTCACCGATGGTGTGCGACCTCGACGATCCGGCGCGGCTGGCCTTCCCGTTGCGACGCGGCCTGGTCTGGCGGCGCTGGGTCGCCGAACTGCGCGTCGACGGCGCGGGGGATCTCCTTCCCGGCATCGCCTCGTTGTTCAACGGGGCGCTGTTTCGCGCGTCGACGCTG
This region includes:
- a CDS encoding MarR family winged helix-turn-helix transcriptional regulator, yielding MEGTIGGRTPSSMPGLDIAEQRAWQHFLDAALRLYGTLNRELSDVHGLTLNDVRMLDALASSPNGSARMGDLAEELMSLPSRVTRQIHRLERQNLVRRCSTPEDGRGVLATITDEGRALLRQAMSTYGDGVRNHFLSRLSRPQTAAMGENCRRIGVALKANDAPARVGRV
- a CDS encoding NAD(P)H-quinone oxidoreductase yields the protein MRAIVAESGTELAWLEVPDVTAGDGEVVIDVTAAGVNRADLLQAAGHYPPPPGASPTIGLEVSGHVSALGPGVHAWSVGQPVCALLAGGGYAERVAVPAGQVMPIPDGVELHEAAGLPEVACTVWSNLGMTAHLAPGQTVLFHGGASGIGTHGIQVAKAMDCLVAVTAGSAEKLEVCRTLGADILINYRDEDFVERITTDTDGRGADVILDLLGASYLDRNIDALAPDGRVVTIGFQGGLKAELNFGKLMAKRAGVISTALRSRPVHGPSGKAAVVDAVVANVWPMIADGRVRPVIGAELPIEEAAKAHRLLESGDVHGKVLLRVRN
- a CDS encoding cysteine desulfurase-like protein; translated protein: MAYDVARVRGLHPSLGDGWVHFDAPNGMLLPDSVATTVSTAFRGAMTTGRGPHPAATRSAAVLQAARRAVADLVNGDPRGVVLGADRAILLTSLADAASSRVGLGHELVVTRLDDEANVAPWLRAANRYGAKVKWAEIDIETGELPGWQWESLIDKPTKLVAVTSASSAIGTLTDLRPVTKLLHENGGTVVVDHSAAAPYRLADIHELEADVLAINTVAWGGPPIGALVFRDPALIETFSSVSLDPHATGAERLEMGTHQFGMLAGVVASVEYLANLDESASGTRRERLAVSMQSAGAYMDRLFDYLLTSLRSLPLVMVIGQPEARIPVLSFALHGVPAERVVQRLADNGVLAALNTTSRVLDVIGVNDIGGAVTVGLAHYTTMAEVDQLVRALASLG
- a CDS encoding DUF6541 family protein, translated to MSLASGVLVALLLLVVPGAIIARTAQLTWPVAVALGPALTYGTVALAILPFGALGIPWNLLTAVVSLVVVTLAVAGLQAVLGRRATRPPAGHPITVGPALVVAAGVVLGAAFITFAAIRGMPHWQSIPSTWDAVWHANEIRFIVDTGQASPTHMGELRNVETHAALYYPSAFHALAAIQCELTGASATAAYTLNSLAASVWLFPVSAAALAWHLLRSRGVDQWRTAGSAAAAGALAASFTSVPYVEFDTASMPNLVAYGLAVPTMILVVSALRHRRRIPLAVLALLGVFSVHITGGVVTVLFVAGWWLFEGLWRPVRGRLADFLGLVAMGAPTLLLLLPQFVGVLQQAEIIAGHEFDTHQGKKRALFDAVVQHTRHLNDYPIQNALILLSAIGFVILLVRRMWWPAAVWLLLVYAIVHSSAPFGGLVGRVSALFTDLFYSDPRRLSGVVTLLLAPMAGIALFTIVWAALTGLRRVMPRLGARTGYVAAAVLVVAVSVGMAWHYFPRHRYLIGEKYDSVMIDDKDLQAFAYLESLPGARDTLIGNANVDGTAWMYAVAGLHPLWTHYDYPQQQGPGYHRFIFWAFADDADTDPRVAAAVHALNIRYVLTSTPVVRGFVMPDGLVSLDKSTSWKQIYDNGEDHIYEWQGK
- a CDS encoding bacterial proteasome activator family protein — translated: MTSSADDGTAEDVEILGDASTMGDDADGKSLTDLVEQPAKVMRIGTMIKQLLEEVRAAPLDDASRGRLREIHARSVQELEEGLAPELREELERLALPFGEDTLPSDAELRIAQAQLVGWLEGLFHGIQTALFAQQMAARAQLEQMRQLPPGVGVPGQRGPSSPGTGQYL
- the wzt gene encoding galactan export ABC transporter ATP-binding subunit Wzt/RfbE is translated as MGDPHIHTRDAWVEFPIFDAKSRSLKKAFLGKAGGAIGRNESNVVVIEALRDITMSLDVGDRVGLVGHNGAGKSTLLRLLSGIYEPTRGSATVRGRVAPVFDLGVGMDPEISGYENIVIRGMFLGQTRKQMAAKVDEIAEFTELGDYLSMPLRTYSTGMRVRLAMGVVTSIDPEILLLDEGIGAVDAEFLKKARTRLQDLVSRSGILVFASHSNEFLARLCKTAMWIDHGTIRMTGGIEDVVRAYEGDDAAHHVREILEENQREGSM
- the glfT1 gene encoding galactofuranosyltransferase GlfT1, which encodes MTEVVCAVVVTHRRVDPLTKSLDVVTNQTRRPDHLIVVDNDDDDRVRELVAAQPIPSTYVGSRRNLGGAGGFALGILQALALGADWVWLADDDGRPADASVLQTLLACAATHSLAEVSPMVCDLDDPARLAFPLRRGLVWRRWVAELRVDGAGDLLPGIASLFNGALFRASTLEAVGVPDIRLFIRGDEVEVHRRLVRSGLPFGTCLDAVYLHPQGSDEFKPILGGRMHTQYPGDATKRFFTYRNRGYLQSQPGLRRLIPQEWVRFGWFFLVTRRDPAGFAEWIRLRRVGRRERFSR